One genomic segment of Clostridium saccharoperbutylacetonicum N1-4(HMT) includes these proteins:
- the rpsF gene encoding 30S ribosomal protein S6, with translation MRKYETIFILNPAFDEETVKANIEKFKGVIENGGGTVENVDFWGKRKLAYEIKKVSEGYYTLVNFTANPELPRELDRIFRITDGVIRHIIVNEQA, from the coding sequence ATGAGAAAGTACGAAACTATATTTATATTAAATCCTGCTTTTGATGAAGAAACTGTTAAAGCTAACATCGAAAAGTTTAAGGGTGTTATAGAAAATGGTGGAGGAACAGTAGAAAACGTTGATTTCTGGGGTAAGAGAAAGCTTGCTTACGAAATCAAGAAAGTTAGTGAAGGTTATTATACTTTAGTTAACTTTACTGCTAACCCTGAATTACCAAGAGAATTAGATAGAATATTCAGAATCACTGATGGTGTTATAAGACATATCATTGTTAACGAACAAGCATAA
- a CDS encoding DUF951 domain-containing protein: MVESFNLGDIVEMKKQHPCGVNQFEIIRLGADIKIKCTGCGRIVMIPRGKFKKDAKKIVVTAEN; the protein is encoded by the coding sequence ATGGTTGAAAGCTTTAATCTTGGAGATATAGTAGAAATGAAAAAGCAACATCCATGCGGTGTAAATCAATTTGAAATAATAAGATTAGGTGCAGATATTAAAATAAAATGCACAGGTTGTGGCAGAATAGTAATGATTCCAAGAGGGAAATTTAAAAAGGATGCAAAAAAAATAGTAGTAACTGCAGAAAATTAG
- a CDS encoding mechanosensitive ion channel family protein: MYNYLLKLLSDDTQLQIGNILSIKLTDIQSIIYKGIKIILTIVLMYIAIVVGKHLIKKFVNKQIESNAMLSLDTQRAKTLGEVLKSVLKYSVYFMGIAIIISIIFGEISFTFASIGGIAVGLGAQSLIKDLINGFFILFENQFGVGDHVTIGSYNGIVKSIGIRATVITDFTGDVHSIPNGSIMGVTNHSRNDIRFTVDINISNEENIEDVISIIKTTCDEFKSNNEEFISEPIEIKGIIALELTSSIIRITGKARPLMQWKMENELRMSLKLALDKNKICASEEENI; encoded by the coding sequence GTGTATAATTATTTATTAAAATTATTATCAGATGATACTCAATTACAAATAGGAAATATCTTGAGTATAAAATTAACAGATATTCAATCAATAATATATAAAGGAATAAAAATAATTTTAACAATAGTATTAATGTACATTGCTATAGTAGTTGGTAAACATTTGATTAAAAAATTTGTTAATAAACAAATTGAGAGTAATGCAATGCTTTCATTAGACACCCAAAGAGCAAAAACACTTGGAGAAGTATTAAAAAGTGTATTGAAATATTCAGTTTATTTTATGGGAATAGCAATAATAATATCAATTATATTTGGTGAAATATCTTTTACTTTTGCAAGTATTGGTGGAATTGCGGTTGGACTTGGAGCTCAAAGTTTAATTAAGGATTTAATTAATGGCTTTTTTATTTTATTTGAAAATCAATTTGGAGTTGGTGATCATGTTACCATAGGAAGTTATAATGGAATTGTTAAGAGCATAGGTATTAGAGCTACTGTAATAACAGATTTTACAGGAGATGTTCATTCGATTCCAAATGGATCTATAATGGGAGTGACTAATCATTCTAGAAATGATATTAGATTTACGGTAGATATTAACATATCTAATGAAGAAAATATTGAAGATGTAATTAGTATTATAAAAACTACATGTGATGAGTTTAAGAGTAATAATGAAGAGTTCATAAGTGAACCTATAGAAATTAAGGGGATTATAGCTCTAGAATTAACAAGTTCTATAATAAGAATAACAGGTAAAGCTAGACCGCTTATGCAATGGAAAATGGAGAATGAACTTAGAATGTCATTAAAATTGGCATTAGATAAAAATAAAATATGTGCTTCAGAAGAAGAAAATATTTAA
- a CDS encoding DUF3343 domain-containing protein, with product MNYYIIVFKNTYDAMAAEKRMKELNFNFRIMPTPTSITMSCGICIRIEEEEEIHTIIKNNIIEFKNIYFRDNDGYIIVER from the coding sequence TTGAATTACTACATAATAGTTTTCAAAAATACATATGATGCGATGGCAGCAGAAAAGAGAATGAAGGAATTAAATTTTAATTTTAGAATAATGCCAACACCAACATCAATAACTATGAGTTGTGGAATATGTATAAGAATAGAGGAAGAAGAAGAAATTCATACAATAATAAAAAATAATATTATAGAATTTAAGAATATATATTTTAGGGATAATGATGGTTATATAATTGTAGAAAGATAG
- a CDS encoding LysE family translocator yields MISVFSVAQAIAVGFSYGFIASIPIGPSGLESVSRSISNGFREGFKVSLGAISADIVYIIIINLGIFTILSKNPKFESLFWIVSGIILVLSNKVSFKRKKTDHNLEKPILKNTYNAFLSGFLITFLNPTTPSIWIVSSSTIFTVWRHHGRIFFTLSILSMIIGSISWFCLLNILVSKGVKRFKSNIANHTSKFVNYLLFALGIVFIIFGTYKFIF; encoded by the coding sequence ATGATTTCAGTATTTAGTGTAGCTCAAGCTATAGCTGTAGGTTTTTCTTATGGATTCATTGCATCTATTCCAATAGGTCCTTCTGGCCTTGAATCAGTTAGCCGTTCCATATCAAATGGCTTTCGAGAAGGCTTTAAAGTGTCACTTGGCGCAATATCCGCAGATATAGTCTATATAATAATTATAAATTTAGGTATATTTACAATACTATCTAAAAATCCCAAATTTGAGAGTTTATTTTGGATAGTATCTGGAATTATTCTAGTTTTATCTAATAAAGTTTCATTCAAACGAAAAAAAACAGACCATAATTTGGAAAAACCAATTTTAAAGAATACTTATAATGCATTCTTATCTGGTTTTTTAATAACCTTTCTCAATCCAACTACTCCATCAATATGGATTGTATCAAGTAGTACGATATTTACAGTATGGAGACATCATGGGCGCATATTTTTTACATTATCAATTCTTTCCATGATTATAGGAAGCATAAGTTGGTTTTGTTTACTTAATATTTTAGTAAGTAAAGGGGTTAAAAGATTTAAATCAAACATAGCTAACCACACATCAAAATTTGTTAACTATCTTCTTTTTGCTTTGGGGATAGTATTTATAATTTTTGGAACGTATAAATTTATCTTTTAG